The following proteins come from a genomic window of Brachionichthys hirsutus isolate HB-005 chromosome 20, CSIRO-AGI_Bhir_v1, whole genome shotgun sequence:
- the slc35a1 gene encoding CMP-sialic acid transporter — protein sequence MAGDNVSVLFKLYCLTVMTLVAATYTVALRYTRTVSSGDLYFSTTAVFITEVVKLILSLGMLTKETGGPVRLKNAVVEHVFCSPKELLKLSVPSVVYAVQNNMAFLALSNLDAAVYQVTYQLKIPCTALCTVFMLNRSLSRLQWFSVFLLCGGVTLVQWKPAEATKVQIEQNPLVGFMAIAVAVLCSGFAGVYFEKVLKSSDTSLWVRNIQMYLSGIVVTLIGVYVNDGDEVLEKGFFFGYTPWVCFVVSLASVGGLYTSVVVKYTDNIMKGFSAAAAIVLSTVASVILFGLQITIFFASGAVLVCVSIYLYGLPKQDTSKLGWKDTDGGSKQKLIAV from the exons ATGGCCGGCG ACAACGTGAGCGTGTTGTTCAAGCTGTACTGCCTGACGGTGATGACGCTCGTGGCCGCTACGTACACGGTAGCGCTGCGCTACACCAGGACCGTCTCCTCGGGAGACCTGTACTTCTCCACCACCGCGGTGTTCATCACGGAGGTGGTGAAATTAATCCTGAGTCTGGGGATGCTGACAAA AGAAACCGGAGGTCCCGTCAGACTGAAGAACGCCGTCGTGGAACACGTGTTCTGCAGCCCCAAAGAGCTGCTGAAGCTGAGCGTGCCTTCCGTCGTGTACGCGGTTCAGAACAACATGGCCTTCCTTGCTCTGAGTAACCTTGATGCTGCAGTTTATCAG GTGACCTACCAACTGAAGATCCCGTGCACCGCACTGTGCACGGTCTTCATGCTGAACCGCTCCCTCAGCCGTCTGCAGTGGTTCTCCGTGTTCCTGCTGTGCGGGGGCGTGACGCTCGTCCAATGGAAGCCTGCGGAGGCCACGAAAGTTCAG ATTGAGCAGAACCCTTTGGTCGGGTTCATGGCCATCGCCGTTGCCGTCCTTTGCTCTGGATTTGCag GCGTGTACTTCGAGAAGGTGCTGAAGAGCTCGGACACGTCTCTGTGGGTCAGGAACATCCAGATGTACCTGTCCGGCATCGTCGTCACCCTGATCGGGGTTTACGTGAACGACGGCGACGAGGTCCTGGAGAAAGGCTTCTTCTTCGGTTACACGCCGTGGGTGTGCTTCGTAGTTT CCTTGGCCAGCGTGGGCGGCCTGTACACGTCAGTGGTGGTGAAGTACACGGACAACATCATGAAGGGCTTCTCCGCTGCAGCCGCCATTGTCCTGTCCACTGTGGCGTCTGTCATCTTGTTCGGACTACAGATAA CGATCTTTTTTGCTTCTGGAGCCGTCCTGGTCTGTGTCTCCATTTACCTTTACGGACTTCCAAAGCAAGACACATCCAAGCTGGGGTGGAAAGACACGGACGGCGGATCCAAACAGAAGCTGATCGCCGTGTGA
- the rars2 gene encoding probable arginine--tRNA ligase, mitochondrial, which produces MASFFRRTIAAKLARTLQQPEEAFLPALSALPVSKRQQAADFRLSISALRTGGVLPSGGDTQAQTDGLASQLTPDTVLEAITAGGGWINFKINRKLLVQKMLEPFGNGEDERFGLNSDLLNALKRGTVLVEYSSPNIAKKFHAGHLRSTIIGNFIGNLKQSLGNSVIRMNYLGDWGMQFGLLGAGFAQFGCQEKLKRNALQHLFEVYVQANQEAERSEDMKQAAREFFRQLEQHEREALSLWKQFRDISVDEYQRVYKRLGVHFDVYSGESFHRDEAQEVVQQLRSRGLLETTEHGTSVVDLSPAGDARSVCVVLRSDGTSLYITRDLAAALHRSGKYSFDEMIYVTDKNQTSHFRQLFQMLLAMGHSWADRCKHVPFGLVRGMKTRSGEVLFLDDVLDEARSRMLHNMSQSKTTRQMDNIQDTAEKVGISALIVQDFKGPLLSDYTFDWDRMLQAQGDTGVFLQYSHARLCSLIQKNGGLESSAFDPSLLLEQTSIGILQHFLRYDEVLHQSAQDLQPKHLVNFLLKLSHLIASAHKELPVKGSAPDVAQARLKLFSGACSVLANGMRILGITPLEKM; this is translated from the exons ATGGCTTCTTTCTTCAGAAGAACAATTGCGGCAAAG CTCGCTAGGACGCTGCAGCAGCCCGAAGAAGCCTTCCTACCGGCTCTGTCGGCCCTTCCGGTCTCTAAGAGGCA ACAGGCTGCTGACTTCAGATTGTCCATCAGCGCGTTACGGACCGGCGGGGTTTTGCCTTCCGGCGGTGACACTCAGGCGCAGACAGACGGTTTGGCCAGTCAG TTGACTCCTGACACTGTGCTGGAAGCCATAACAGCTGGAGGTGGATGGATCAATTTTAAGATCAATCGTAAACTTCTCGTCcag aaaatgttggagCCATTTGGAAATGGAGAGGATGAGAGATTTGGGCTGAATAGTGACCTTTTAAATGCTCTGAAGAGAGGAACAGTATTAGTTGAGTATAG CTCCCCAAATATTGCCAAAAAATTCCATGCTGGACACTTACGATCTACAATTATTG GTAACTTCATTGGTAATTTAAAACAGTCCCTCGGAAACAGCGTTATTCGGATGAACTACCTCGGCGACTGGGGCATGCAGTTCG GTTTGTTAGGAGCAGGATTCGCCCAGTTTGGATGTCAAGAGAAATTGAAACGGAATGCTTTGCAGCATTTGTTCGAA GTTTATGTTCAAGCGAACCAGGAGGCAGAACGCAGTGAGGACATGAAGCAGGCTGCCAGAGAGTTCTTTAGGCAGCTGGAGCAGCATGAGCGCGAGGCTTTGTCTTTATGGAAACAGTTCAGAGACATCTCAGTCGACGAGTATCAGCGCGTTTACAAG CGTTTAGGGGTTCACTTTGATGTTTACTCCGGAGAGTCCTTTCACCGAGATGAAGCCCAGGAGGTGGTGCAGCAGCTGCGGAGCCGAGGCCTCTTGGAAACCACCGA GCACGGGACCAGCGTCGTGGATCTGTCCCCGGCGGGGGACGCGAGGAGCGTCTGTGTGGTTCTCCGCAGCGACGGCACCAGTCTCTACATCACCAG AGAcctcgctgctgctctgcaccGATCGGGGAAATACAGTTTTGACGAGATGATTTATGTG ACGGATAAAAATCAAACGAGTCACTTTCGCCAGCTGTTCCAGATGTTGCTTGCTATGGGACATTCTTGGGCCGACAG GTGTAAACACGTGCCCTTCGGCCTGGTGCGGGGCATGAAGACCCGTAGCGGCGAGGTGCTGTTCCTGGACGACGTGCTGGATGAAGCTCGTTCCAGGATGCTGCACAACATGAGCCAGTCTAAAA CTACAAGGCAAATGGACAACATCCAGGACACGGCAGAGAAAGTGGGAATCAGTGCACTAATAGTTCAG GACTTCAAAGGTCCCCTGCTGTCCGACTACACGTTTGACTGGGACAGGATGCTGCAGGCGCAGGGAGATACGGGAGTCTTCCTCCAGTACTCTCACGCTCGACTTTGCAG TTTAATACAGAAGAACGGAGGTTTAGAATCATCTGCATTTGATCCATCCCTCCTGCTCGAGCAGACAAGCATCGGCATCCTGCAGCACTTCCTTCG CTACGACGAGGTTTTGCATCAGTCGGCTCAGGACCTGCAACCCAAACATCTCGTCAACTTTCTGTTAAAGCTGAG CCACCTGATCGCCTCGGCGCACAAAGAGCTGCCAGTGAAAGGAAGCGCTCCGGATGTCGCGCAG GCCAGATTAAAGCTGTTCAGCGGAGCGTGCTCAGTCCTGGCCAACGGGATGAGGATCCTGGGAATCACACCACTGGAAAAAATGTGA
- the akirin2 gene encoding akirin-2 isoform X1, giving the protein MACGATLKRTLDFDPLMNAASPKRRRCAPVMSPVSSPQKYLRMEPSPFGQVSTRLTTEQILHNIKQEYKRLQKRRHLDGAFQQVEGCCPLELQSVHAGTPSGASSPARKEQPLFSLRQVGMICERLLKEREDKIREEYDEILTTKLAEQYDAFVKFTHDQLMRRFGEQPSSYVS; this is encoded by the exons ATGGCTTGCGGAGCTACTCTGAAGAGAACCCTGGACTTCGATCCGCTTATGAACGCGGCTTCGCCCAAAAGGAGGAGGTGCGCCCCGGTTATGTCTCCCGTCTCTTCGCCACAGAAATATTTGCGTATGGAGCCTTCGCCTTTCGGCCAAGTGTCGACCAGACTAACCACAG AGCAAATTCTACACAACATAAAGCAGGAGTACAAGCGGCTGCAGAAGCGACGACACCTGGACGGTGCTTTCCAGCAGGTCGAGGGCTGCTGTCCGTTAGAGCTGCAGAGCGTTCACGCAG GTACGCCCTCGGGTGCCTCGTCTCCCGCCAGGAAAGAGCAGCCTTTATTCTCTCTCCGACAGGTCGGAATGATCTGTGAGCGACTACTGAAGGAGCGAGAGGACAAAATCCGCGAGGAGTACGACGAGATATTAACGACGAAGCTTGCAG AGCAATATGATGCATTCGTCAAGTTCACACATGATCAACTGATGCGACGTTTTGGTGAGCAGCCTTCCAGCT ATGTATCTTGA
- the akirin2 gene encoding akirin-2 isoform X2 yields the protein MACGATLKRTLDFDPLMNAASPKRRRCAPVMSPVSSPQKYLRMEPSPFGQVSTRLTTEQILHNIKQEYKRLQKRRHLDGAFQQVEGCCPLELQSVHAGTPSGASSPARKEQPLFSLRQVGMICERLLKEREDKIREEYDEILTTKLAEQYDAFVKFTHDQLMRRFDVS from the exons ATGGCTTGCGGAGCTACTCTGAAGAGAACCCTGGACTTCGATCCGCTTATGAACGCGGCTTCGCCCAAAAGGAGGAGGTGCGCCCCGGTTATGTCTCCCGTCTCTTCGCCACAGAAATATTTGCGTATGGAGCCTTCGCCTTTCGGCCAAGTGTCGACCAGACTAACCACAG AGCAAATTCTACACAACATAAAGCAGGAGTACAAGCGGCTGCAGAAGCGACGACACCTGGACGGTGCTTTCCAGCAGGTCGAGGGCTGCTGTCCGTTAGAGCTGCAGAGCGTTCACGCAG GTACGCCCTCGGGTGCCTCGTCTCCCGCCAGGAAAGAGCAGCCTTTATTCTCTCTCCGACAGGTCGGAATGATCTGTGAGCGACTACTGAAGGAGCGAGAGGACAAAATCCGCGAGGAGTACGACGAGATATTAACGACGAAGCTTGCAG AGCAATATGATGCATTCGTCAAGTTCACACATGATCAACTGATGCGACGTTTTG ATGTATCTTGA
- the cnr1 gene encoding cannabinoid receptor 1, producing MKSVLDGVADTTFRTITSGLQYLGSNDANYDDPLNDVDFKVGFSLQKPLSAFRSNAFPDKVPTDEELILKGIPFFPTNATDLLGNRSTSIDEPNNIQCGENFMDMECFMILTPSQQLAVAVLSLTLGTFTVLENLVVLCVILQSRTLRCRPSYHFIGSLAVADLLGSVIFVYSFLDFHVFHRKDSPNVFLFKLGGVTASFTASVGSLFLTAIDRYISIHRPLAYRRIVTRTKAVIAFCVMWTISIVIAVLPLLGWNCKRLNSVCSDIFPLIDENYLLFWIGVTSVLVLFIIYAYIYILWKAHHHAVRMLSRTSQKSLVVYTAEGTKVQTTRPEQARMDIRLAKTLVLILVVLVICWGPLLAIMVYDLFWRMDDDIKTVFAFCSMLCLLNSTVNPIIYALRSKDLRHAFLSSCHACRGSGQQLDNSLESDYQNRSANISASRATESCVKTTVKIAKVTMSVSTETSAEAV from the coding sequence ATGAAATCTGTGCTGGACGGGGTGGCGGACACCACCTTCCGGACTATTACATCTGGTTTACAGTATCTGGGCTCCAATGACGCCAACTATGACGACCCCCTCAACGACGTCGACTTCAAGGTGGGGTTCTCCCTGCAGAAGCCCCTTTCTGCGTTCCGCAGCAACGCCTTCCCGGACAAGGTGCCGACGGACGAGGAGCTCATCCTCAAAGGCATCCCCTTCTTCCCCACCAACGCCACAGACCTGCTTGGCAACAGGAGCACTTCCATCGACGAGCCCAACAACATACAATGCGGGGAGAACTTCATGGACATGGAGTGCTTCATGATCCTGACCCCCAGCCAGCAGCTGGCCGTGGCCGTGCTGTCGCTCACCCTGGGCACCTTCACCGTGCTGGAGAACCTGGTGGTGCTGTGCGTCATCTTGCAGTCCCGCACCCTCCGTTGCCGGCCGTCCTACCATTTCATCGGCAGTCTGGCTGTGGCTGATCTGCTGGGGAGCGTCATCTTTGTCTACAGCTTCCTGGACTTCCACGTCTTCCACAGGAAGGACAGTCCCAATGTTTTCCTCTTCAAGTTGGGCGGAGTCACGGCCTCCTTCACCGCGTCCGTGGGGAGTCTTTTCCTCACCGCCATCGACCGCTACATCTCCATACACCGGCCGCTCGCCTACAGGCGCATCGTGACGCGGACCAAGGCCGTCATCGCCTTCTGCGTGATGTGGACTATCTCCATCGTCATCGCGGTGCTGCCTCTGCTCGGCTGGAACTGTAAGCGCCTCAACTCTGTTTGCTCAGACATATTCCCCCTGATCGATGAGAACTACCTGCTGTTCTGGATCGGCGTGACCAGCGTTCTGGTCCTTTTCATCATCTACGCCTACATATACATCCTGTGGAAGGCGCACCACCACGCCGTGCGGATGCTGAGTCGCACCTCCCAGAAGAGCCTTGTGGTCTACACGGCAGAAGGGACTAAAGTGCAGACCACACGCCCTGAGCAGGCACGCATGGATATCCGTTTGGCCAAGACCCTGGTGCTCATCCTGGTGGTGCTGGTCATCTGCTGGGGCCCGCTGCTCGCCATCATGGTCTACGACCTTTTCTGGAGGATGGACGATGACATCAAGACGGTGTTTGCATTCTGCAGCATGCTCTGTCTGCTCAACTCCACTGTCAACCCAATCATCTACGCCTTGAGGAGCAAGGACCTGCGGCACGCCTTCCTCAGCTCCTGCCACGCCTGCAGGGGAAGTGGCCAGCAGCTGGACAATAGCCTTGAGTCGGACTACCAGAACAGAAGTGCCAACATTTCCGCCAGCAGGGCTACGGAGAGCTGCGTGAAGACCACTGTGAAAATAGCCAAAGTAACGATGTCTGTGTCGACGGAAACGTCCGCTGAGGCAGTGTAG